A single window of Lagopus muta isolate bLagMut1 chromosome 23, bLagMut1 primary, whole genome shotgun sequence DNA harbors:
- the LCK gene encoding tyrosine-protein kinase Lck isoform X2 has translation MAAEMRWINVGMGTMGPGRGRRLLSLPSIATMGCCCSSDYDEDWIENIDICEHCNYPIDPDSKRQLIRNGSEVRDPLVSYEATSPPCSPLQDKLVVALYDYEPTHDGDLGLKQGEKLRVLEESGEWWKAQSLTTGQEGLIPHNFVAMVNSLEPEPWFFKNISRKDAERQLLASGNTHGSFLIRESETSKGSYSLSVRDFDQNQGETVKHYKIRNMDSGGYYISPRVTFSSLHELVEYYSSSSDGLCTRLGKPCRTQKPQKPWWQDEWEVPRESLKLVEKLGAGQFGEVWMGFYNGHTKVAIKNLKQGSMSPSAFLAEANLMKNLQHPRLVRLYAVVTKEPIYIITEYMEKGSLVDFLKTSEGIKLSINKLLDMAAQIAEGMAFIEAKNYIHRDLRAANILVSEALCCKIADFGLARLIEDNEYTAREGAKFPIKWTAPEAINYGTFTIKSDVWSFGILLTEIVTYGRIPYPGMTNPEVIQNLERGYRMPQPDNCPRELYELMMQCWKEQPEERPTFEYMKSVLEDFFTATEGQYQQQP, from the exons ATGGCTGCAGAGATGAGGTGGATAaatgtggggatggggacaatGGGGCCGGGGAGGGGACGAAGGCttctctcactgccctccataGCCAccatgggctgctgctgcagctcagactATGATGAGGACTGGATTGAGAACATCGACATCTGCGAGCACTGCAACTACCCCATCGACCCCGACAGCAAGCGCCAG CTGATCCGCAACGGCTCTGAGGTGCGGGATCCCCTGGTGTCCTACGAGGCCACGTCTCCGCCGTGCTCCCCACTCCAAG ACAAGCTCGTGGTGGCCCTGTATGACTATGAACCCACTCACGATGGGGACCTGGGACTTAAGCAGGGCGAGAAGCTGCGCGTCCTGGAAGA GAGCGGGGAGTGGTGGAAGGCGCAGTCGCTCACCACAGGCCAGGAGGGTTTGATCCCCCACAACTTCGTGGCCATGGTGAACAGCCTGGAGCCGGAGCC GTGGTTCTTCAAAAACATCAGCCGCAAGGACGCAGAGCGGCAGCTGCTGGCATCGGGCAACACGCATGGCTCCTTCCTCATCCGGGAGAGCGAGACGTCCAAAG GCTCCTACTCGCTGTCAGTGAGGGACTTCGACCAGAACCAGGGCGAGACGGTGAAGCACTACAAGATTCGCAACATGGACAGCGGCGGGTACTACATCTCTCCGCGGGTCACCTTCAGCAGCCTGCACGAGCTGGTGGAGTATTACTCAA gcagctcggATGGGCTGTGCACCCGCCTCGGCAAGCCCTGCCGGACACAGAAGCCGCAGAAGCCGTGGTGGCAGGATGAGTGGGAGGTGCCACGAGAGTCACTGAAGCTGGTGGAGAAGCTGGGAGCCGGGCAGTTTGGAGAAGTCTGGATGG GTTTCTACAATGGCCACACCAAGGTAGCCATCAAGAATCTGAAGCAGGGCAGCATGTCCCCCAGCGCCTTCCTGGCAGAGGCCAACCTGATGAAGAACCTGCAGCACCCACGGCTGGTGCGGCTCTATGCCGTGGTGACCAAGGAGCCCATCTACATCATCACAGAGTACATGGAGAAGG gcagcctggTGGACTTCCTCAAGACCTCAGAGGGCATCAAGCTCAGCATCAACAAACTGCTGGACATGGCTGCACAG ATTGCCGAAGGCATGGCCTTCATCGAAGCCAAGAACTACATCCACCGTGACCTGCGGGCTGCCAACATCCTGGTGTCggaggctctgtgctgcaaaatcGCCGACTTCGGGCTGGCGCGCCTCATTGAGGACAACGAGTACACAGCACGAGAAG GGGCTAAATTCCCCATTAAGTGGACGGCACCGGAGGCTATTAATTATGGCACGTTCACCATCAAGTCTGATGTCTGGTCCTTCGGCATCCTGCTCACCGAAATCGTTACCTACGGCCGGATCCCGTATCCAG GGATGACCAACCCCGAGGTGATCCAGAACCTGGAGCGCGGCTACCGCATGCCCCAGCCAGACAACTGTCCGCGGGAGCTGTACGAACTGATGATGCAGTGCTGGAAGGAGCAGCCCGAGGAGCGGCCCACCTTCGAGTACATGAAGAGCGTGCTGGAGGACTTCTTCACCGCCACCGAGGGACAATACCAGCAGCAGCCGTGA
- the FAM167B gene encoding protein FAM167B, producing the protein MPLGQVNFSELGAEEPTAGEESLAGVKALTAKLKLQTRRPSYLEWEARVRGQPWGRPTPRGAKGTLGQPRAEQDGSVCGFPGMEEALEWLRTELQELQAADQRLAQQLMRLRAQLNRLKVEQVCHRHKEMLDDATFGLEGCEEDSDLLCTIPPKAAFLLSMPLKHIGVTRMNINSRRFSLC; encoded by the exons ATGCCCCTGGGCCAGGTGAATTTCTCTGAGCTGGGTGCAGAGGAGCCAACAGCAGGCGAGGAGAGCCTGGCTGGGGTCAAGGCACTGACAGCCAAACTGAAGCTGCAGACCCGCCGCCCTTCCTACCTGGAGTGGGAGGCACGGGTGCGggggcagccctggggcagGCCGACCCCACGGGGGGCAAAGGGAACCTTGGGGCAGCCCAGGGCCGAGCAGGATGGCAGCGTCTGTGGGTTCCCTGGTATGGAGGAGGCTCTGGAGTGGCTCAGGACGGAGCTG caggagctgcaggctgcagaccAACGCTTGGCACAGCAGCTGATGCGCCTGCGGGCACAGCTGAACCGGCTGAAGGTGGAGCAGGTCTGCCACCGGCACAAGGAGATGCTGGACGATGCCACCTTCGGCCTCGAGGGCTGCGAGGAGGACTCGGATCTGCTCTGCACCATCCCACCCAAGGCCGCCTTCCTGCTCTCCATGCCGCTCAAGCACATCGGTGTCACCCGCATGAACATCAACTCCCGGCGCTTCTCCCTCTGCTGA
- the LCK gene encoding tyrosine-protein kinase Lck isoform X1, translated as MAAEMRWINVGMGTMGPGRGRRLLSLPSIATMGCCCSSDYDEDWIENIDICEHCNYPIDPDSKRQLIRNGSEVRDPLVSYEATSPPCSPLQGTAWPRGGLLGVPHGHLHPDPALSPDKLVVALYDYEPTHDGDLGLKQGEKLRVLEESGEWWKAQSLTTGQEGLIPHNFVAMVNSLEPEPWFFKNISRKDAERQLLASGNTHGSFLIRESETSKGSYSLSVRDFDQNQGETVKHYKIRNMDSGGYYISPRVTFSSLHELVEYYSSSSDGLCTRLGKPCRTQKPQKPWWQDEWEVPRESLKLVEKLGAGQFGEVWMGFYNGHTKVAIKNLKQGSMSPSAFLAEANLMKNLQHPRLVRLYAVVTKEPIYIITEYMEKGSLVDFLKTSEGIKLSINKLLDMAAQIAEGMAFIEAKNYIHRDLRAANILVSEALCCKIADFGLARLIEDNEYTAREGAKFPIKWTAPEAINYGTFTIKSDVWSFGILLTEIVTYGRIPYPGMTNPEVIQNLERGYRMPQPDNCPRELYELMMQCWKEQPEERPTFEYMKSVLEDFFTATEGQYQQQP; from the exons ATGGCTGCAGAGATGAGGTGGATAaatgtggggatggggacaatGGGGCCGGGGAGGGGACGAAGGCttctctcactgccctccataGCCAccatgggctgctgctgcagctcagactATGATGAGGACTGGATTGAGAACATCGACATCTGCGAGCACTGCAACTACCCCATCGACCCCGACAGCAAGCGCCAG CTGATCCGCAACGGCTCTGAGGTGCGGGATCCCCTGGTGTCCTACGAGGCCACGTCTCCGCCGTGCTCCCCACTCCAAGGTACAGCCTGGCCACGGGGGGGACTGCTGGGTGTCCCCCACGGCCACCTCCACCCTGACCCCGCGCTCTCCCCAGACAAGCTCGTGGTGGCCCTGTATGACTATGAACCCACTCACGATGGGGACCTGGGACTTAAGCAGGGCGAGAAGCTGCGCGTCCTGGAAGA GAGCGGGGAGTGGTGGAAGGCGCAGTCGCTCACCACAGGCCAGGAGGGTTTGATCCCCCACAACTTCGTGGCCATGGTGAACAGCCTGGAGCCGGAGCC GTGGTTCTTCAAAAACATCAGCCGCAAGGACGCAGAGCGGCAGCTGCTGGCATCGGGCAACACGCATGGCTCCTTCCTCATCCGGGAGAGCGAGACGTCCAAAG GCTCCTACTCGCTGTCAGTGAGGGACTTCGACCAGAACCAGGGCGAGACGGTGAAGCACTACAAGATTCGCAACATGGACAGCGGCGGGTACTACATCTCTCCGCGGGTCACCTTCAGCAGCCTGCACGAGCTGGTGGAGTATTACTCAA gcagctcggATGGGCTGTGCACCCGCCTCGGCAAGCCCTGCCGGACACAGAAGCCGCAGAAGCCGTGGTGGCAGGATGAGTGGGAGGTGCCACGAGAGTCACTGAAGCTGGTGGAGAAGCTGGGAGCCGGGCAGTTTGGAGAAGTCTGGATGG GTTTCTACAATGGCCACACCAAGGTAGCCATCAAGAATCTGAAGCAGGGCAGCATGTCCCCCAGCGCCTTCCTGGCAGAGGCCAACCTGATGAAGAACCTGCAGCACCCACGGCTGGTGCGGCTCTATGCCGTGGTGACCAAGGAGCCCATCTACATCATCACAGAGTACATGGAGAAGG gcagcctggTGGACTTCCTCAAGACCTCAGAGGGCATCAAGCTCAGCATCAACAAACTGCTGGACATGGCTGCACAG ATTGCCGAAGGCATGGCCTTCATCGAAGCCAAGAACTACATCCACCGTGACCTGCGGGCTGCCAACATCCTGGTGTCggaggctctgtgctgcaaaatcGCCGACTTCGGGCTGGCGCGCCTCATTGAGGACAACGAGTACACAGCACGAGAAG GGGCTAAATTCCCCATTAAGTGGACGGCACCGGAGGCTATTAATTATGGCACGTTCACCATCAAGTCTGATGTCTGGTCCTTCGGCATCCTGCTCACCGAAATCGTTACCTACGGCCGGATCCCGTATCCAG GGATGACCAACCCCGAGGTGATCCAGAACCTGGAGCGCGGCTACCGCATGCCCCAGCCAGACAACTGTCCGCGGGAGCTGTACGAACTGATGATGCAGTGCTGGAAGGAGCAGCCCGAGGAGCGGCCCACCTTCGAGTACATGAAGAGCGTGCTGGAGGACTTCTTCACCGCCACCGAGGGACAATACCAGCAGCAGCCGTGA